The proteins below are encoded in one region of Picrophilus oshimae DSM 9789:
- a CDS encoding mevalonate-3-kinase gives MENYNVKTRAFPTIGIILLGGISDKKNRIPLHTTAGIAYTGINNDVYTETKLYVSKDEKCYIDGKEIDLNSDRSPSKVIDKFKHDILMRVNLDDENNLSIDSRNFNILSGSSDSGAAALGECIESIFEYNINIFTFENDLQRISESVGRSLYGGLTVNYANGRESLTEPLLEPEAFNNFTIIGAHFNIDRKPSNEIHENIIKHENYRERIKSAERKAKKLEELSRNANIKGIFELAESDTIEYHKMLHDVGVDIINDRMENLIEKVKEMKNNFWNSYIVTGGPNVFVITEKKDVDKAMEGLNDLCDDIRLLKVAGKPQVISKNF, from the coding sequence ATGGAAAATTACAATGTTAAGACAAGGGCGTTCCCAACAATAGGCATAATACTGCTTGGTGGGATCTCGGATAAAAAGAACAGGATACCTTTACATACAACGGCAGGCATAGCATATACTGGTATAAACAATGATGTTTACACCGAGACAAAGCTTTATGTATCCAAAGATGAAAAATGCTATATTGATGGAAAGGAAATTGATTTAAATTCAGATAGATCACCATCGAAGGTTATTGATAAATTCAAGCATGATATACTTATGAGAGTAAATCTTGATGATGAAAATAACCTTTCAATTGATTCAAGGAACTTTAATATATTAAGTGGCAGCTCAGATTCTGGGGCCGCTGCACTGGGAGAGTGCATAGAATCAATTTTTGAATACAATATAAATATATTTACATTTGAAAACGATCTTCAGAGGATATCAGAAAGTGTTGGAAGAAGCCTTTACGGTGGTTTAACAGTAAACTACGCCAATGGCAGGGAATCATTAACAGAGCCATTACTTGAGCCTGAGGCATTTAATAACTTTACAATAATTGGTGCGCATTTTAACATTGATAGAAAACCATCAAATGAGATTCATGAAAATATCATAAAACATGAAAATTACAGGGAAAGAATAAAAAGTGCTGAGAGAAAGGCGAAAAAACTTGAGGAGCTATCAAGGAATGCAAACATAAAGGGTATCTTTGAGCTTGCAGAATCCGATACAATAGAGTACCATAAAATGCTCCATGATGTTGGCGTTGATATAATAAATGATAGAATGGAGAATCTCATTGAAAAGGTAAAAGAAATGAAAAATAACTTCTGGAATTCGTACATAGTTACCGGCGGTCCGAACGTTTTTGTAATAACAGAGAAAAAGGACGTTGATAAGGCAATGGAAGGATTAAATGATCTGTGCGATGATATAAGATTATTAAAAGTTGCAGGAAAGCCACAGGTCATTTCAAAAAACTTTTAA
- a CDS encoding inorganic diphosphatase, with amino-acid sequence MEKNMSYWHQVPPGPNPPDEVYVVVEIPKGERNKYEIAKEFPGIKLDRIIYSSYVYPLEYGLIPQTYYSDGDPIDAMVFMSQSTYPGVILRAKPVGMMNMVDSGDVDNKIICVCLDDPVYSKINNYREIPEHVLKETENFFETYKKLQNKEVKVTGWEGPDKAKQEIKKAIEDYKKL; translated from the coding sequence ATGGAAAAGAATATGAGCTACTGGCACCAGGTACCTCCAGGCCCAAACCCGCCTGATGAGGTCTATGTTGTCGTGGAGATACCAAAAGGTGAGAGGAACAAATATGAGATAGCAAAGGAGTTTCCCGGCATAAAGCTTGATAGGATAATATACTCATCATATGTTTATCCTCTTGAGTACGGTTTGATACCGCAGACCTATTACTCTGATGGGGACCCAATAGATGCAATGGTCTTTATGTCACAGAGCACCTATCCGGGCGTTATATTAAGGGCAAAACCGGTCGGCATGATGAACATGGTTGATTCCGGGGACGTCGATAATAAAATTATATGTGTGTGCCTTGATGACCCTGTTTATTCCAAGATAAATAACTACAGGGAAATACCTGAGCATGTATTAAAGGAAACCGAGAACTTCTTTGAAACATACAAAAAACTGCAAAATAAAGAGGTAAAGGTTACCGGCTGGGAAGGCCCTGATAAGGCCAAGCAGGAGATAAAAAAGGCAATAGAAGATTATAAAAAACTATGA
- a CDS encoding phosphoribosylaminoimidazolesuccinocarboxamide synthase: MEFVSSGKVKDIYNDNGNLVFKFSNRISVFDKIIPSEIPYKGEVLCRTAYYWYRLCEDLNIKTDLIGLKSNNEMVVKRYDVVNKGFNFKINYMIPIEFITRYYVAGSLYDRIKSKKIDYHDLGFKNEPEYGEKLPDPFFEMTTKREKTDRVLNTDEAMSISGMEKHEIYEIMELIFKIDRRINESVESRGLIHVDGKKEFALGLKREPVVCDTFGTPDEDRFWDLKEYKKNNIMELSKEMVRQYYRETGYHERLYSARENHEKEPDIPPLNNDMIKRISNLYIDLYQKITGLKW; encoded by the coding sequence ATGGAATTTGTAAGCTCAGGTAAGGTTAAGGACATATACAATGACAATGGAAACCTTGTTTTTAAGTTCAGCAACAGGATCTCAGTTTTTGATAAGATAATACCTAGTGAGATACCATACAAGGGCGAGGTCCTATGCAGAACCGCATATTACTGGTACAGATTATGCGAGGATCTTAATATAAAAACGGATTTGATCGGACTTAAATCCAATAATGAGATGGTTGTAAAAAGATACGACGTTGTAAACAAAGGTTTTAATTTTAAGATAAATTACATGATACCAATTGAATTCATAACAAGATACTATGTTGCCGGTTCTTTATACGATAGAATAAAATCAAAAAAAATTGATTACCATGACCTTGGGTTTAAAAACGAGCCTGAATATGGAGAAAAATTACCTGATCCATTCTTTGAAATGACAACAAAAAGGGAAAAAACCGATAGGGTTCTTAATACAGATGAGGCAATGAGCATATCAGGAATGGAAAAACACGAAATTTATGAAATTATGGAATTAATATTTAAAATAGACAGGAGAATAAATGAATCAGTTGAATCAAGAGGATTAATACATGTTGACGGCAAGAAGGAATTCGCACTTGGATTAAAAAGGGAGCCTGTTGTATGCGATACCTTTGGAACACCTGATGAGGATCGCTTCTGGGATTTAAAAGAATACAAAAAAAATAATATAATGGAGCTTAGCAAGGAGATGGTCAGGCAGTACTATAGGGAAACAGGCTATCATGAAAGGCTTTACTCTGCAAGGGAAAATCATGAGAAGGAACCTGATATACCACCACTAAATAATGACATGATTAAAAGAATTTCAAACCTTTACATTGATTTGTATCAAAAAATTACTGGTTTAAAATGGTGA
- a CDS encoding GHMP family kinase ATP-binding protein translates to MNRIYIYSPLRVSFAGGGTDISPFPEKYGGAVLNVTIDRGILIKYINDEKDLEIASRDFLRSSITGSGGNIAEKKLLEIFNKSGINYGKIMINGDVPPGSGLGSSSALMNSITMLKYEILNKELNKYELAEESYNIESNHLGIILGRQDPYAVSLGGFKFMEFTDRGITCEKFAKNSFIDELEKSMFLVYTGKTRASSDALREQAEKSKKNDRNTISKLLSLKDISYSIRDSIKSQDFDRFSQLINTGWEIKKTLGSNVSNERIDNIMARARSLGATAARLLGGGSQGFVLIVSKPENLDYIEKGMTKHSKFVIRISFDYSGTRRISPF, encoded by the coding sequence ATGAACCGGATTTATATATACAGTCCGCTCAGGGTTAGTTTTGCAGGAGGTGGTACCGATATAAGCCCATTTCCTGAAAAATACGGTGGTGCAGTGCTTAATGTAACGATAGACCGCGGCATTCTTATTAAATACATAAATGATGAAAAAGACCTTGAAATAGCATCAAGGGATTTTTTAAGATCATCAATAACAGGCTCAGGGGGAAACATTGCTGAAAAAAAGCTACTTGAAATATTCAATAAATCCGGAATTAATTATGGTAAAATTATGATAAATGGCGACGTGCCGCCAGGATCAGGTCTTGGTTCAAGCAGTGCGTTAATGAATTCAATAACCATGTTAAAATACGAGATATTAAATAAAGAGTTAAACAAATACGAACTTGCTGAAGAATCTTATAACATAGAAAGTAATCATCTCGGTATAATACTTGGACGCCAGGATCCATATGCAGTTTCACTGGGTGGTTTTAAATTTATGGAATTTACCGATAGGGGCATTACATGTGAAAAATTCGCAAAAAACAGCTTTATAGATGAGCTTGAAAAATCCATGTTTTTAGTTTATACAGGAAAGACCAGGGCCAGCTCAGACGCCCTACGCGAACAGGCAGAGAAATCAAAAAAGAATGATAGAAATACGATATCAAAATTATTATCGCTTAAAGATATATCATATTCAATCAGGGATTCAATAAAATCCCAGGACTTTGATAGATTTTCCCAGCTCATAAACACAGGCTGGGAAATAAAAAAGACCCTTGGAAGCAACGTCTCCAATGAAAGGATAGATAATATAATGGCCAGGGCAAGATCGCTTGGGGCCACAGCTGCGAGGCTTCTCGGCGGTGGCTCGCAGGGCTTTGTTCTGATAGTATCAAAACCTGAAAATTTGGATTATATAGAAAAAGGTATGACAAAGCATTCAAAATTTGTTATAAGGATCTCATTTGATTATTCTGGAACAAGAAGGATATCACCATTTTAA
- a CDS encoding MFS transporter — protein MEIHKTMVLIGSRSFIVAAGASTAASFIGVYGVLLGASPIEMGFLQALANSISNGAQILFGRISDASGLRKPWIIGASAMLAVLWFSLSYVTGPLELILIYSVISLSSAMITVNWFALLTDLTGHGNRGSFMARISNLSSIGNMITLIILTFFLKGDEKSLLIIPFTLASISYVLSAIIVSLLKESKKRSIFRKSFIENVKDVKKHGDFYRYLRAMMFQGFFWSMAWPIFPITVIAVRNFTLPMIAVLTVVNITATIIIQIYTGRTSDRGNRVPLIFINRLLLGGIPFMYAFFVSFYEFIFIEVYSGVLSGIQNVVMNSYLMDLLPDENRAEYISIMNGFNGIVYFFGSVSGGELLEYLIGFIPLHMAVEYSFIIIGTGRIITSFLFINLNDPGRNKRTPLLNILFRLNNAGLPSGSIIRQR, from the coding sequence TTGGAAATTCATAAAACAATGGTTTTGATAGGATCAAGATCTTTTATTGTTGCGGCCGGGGCCTCAACAGCGGCATCTTTTATTGGTGTCTATGGAGTGCTGCTGGGCGCATCTCCAATTGAAATGGGCTTTTTACAGGCACTTGCAAACTCCATATCAAATGGCGCCCAGATATTATTCGGAAGAATAAGCGATGCCTCTGGATTAAGAAAGCCATGGATAATAGGCGCAAGTGCCATGCTTGCAGTTTTATGGTTTTCATTATCATATGTTACCGGACCGCTGGAGCTTATATTAATTTATTCTGTAATATCTTTATCATCTGCAATGATAACGGTAAACTGGTTTGCACTCCTGACTGATCTGACAGGTCATGGAAACCGCGGATCTTTTATGGCAAGGATAAGCAACCTATCATCAATAGGAAACATGATAACTTTAATAATACTTACCTTCTTTTTAAAGGGGGATGAAAAATCCCTTTTAATAATACCATTCACACTGGCATCAATTTCATACGTATTATCTGCAATAATTGTTTCACTTTTAAAGGAGTCGAAAAAGAGGAGCATTTTTAGAAAGAGTTTTATTGAAAATGTAAAAGATGTTAAAAAGCATGGTGATTTTTACAGATATTTAAGGGCAATGATGTTCCAGGGGTTCTTCTGGTCAATGGCATGGCCAATATTTCCAATAACAGTTATAGCTGTAAGAAATTTCACACTTCCAATGATAGCTGTTCTTACCGTTGTAAATATAACAGCAACGATAATAATTCAAATATACACAGGAAGAACATCTGATAGAGGTAACAGGGTTCCATTGATCTTTATAAACAGATTACTATTAGGCGGCATACCCTTTATGTACGCATTCTTTGTTAGCTTCTATGAGTTCATTTTCATTGAGGTTTACTCAGGCGTGCTTTCCGGAATACAAAATGTGGTGATGAATTCATATTTAATGGATCTGCTTCCTGATGAGAACCGTGCAGAGTACATATCGATAATGAATGGTTTTAATGGCATTGTCTATTTCTTTGGCTCTGTTTCAGGTGGTGAGCTGCTTGAGTATTTAATAGGTTTTATACCATTGCACATGGCGGTTGAGTATTCATTTATAATAATAGGTACCGGCAGGATAATAACGTCATTTCTTTTTATAAACCTGAACGATCCTGGAAGAAATAAAAGAACACCGTTATTAAATATATTGTTTAGATTGAACAATGCCGGGCTTCCTTCTGGATCAATAATAAGGCAGAGATAA
- a CDS encoding S26 family signal peptidase, producing MKKSTIYYTLIIIIIVVAIIGIELYSGVYPPFSVVESYSMEHSNYWQPGIIDEGSIVFVKKVNSINDIKTYVTGRSSDYRTYGEYGNVILYHDGPRIIIHRAMFYLEWNQEKPVILGYNNQSWIKIYNNDVIVLYNIGYAHRNLMINVSRYIGDSGFITAGDHNVATIPKDSIYYNKTYNAYCATDQTLFNIKPVTLNQIVGVAYGDIPWFGLYKLNILRLEGKWPEIYADHVPRYSYLYLYTTTTIILILIFMPYGKISRSLRKK from the coding sequence ATGAAAAAAAGCACCATTTACTATACATTAATTATTATAATTATAGTAGTGGCCATTATAGGCATTGAGCTTTATTCAGGCGTCTACCCGCCATTCTCGGTTGTTGAATCATACAGCATGGAGCACTCAAACTACTGGCAGCCTGGTATAATAGACGAGGGTTCAATAGTCTTTGTAAAGAAGGTAAACAGCATAAATGATATAAAAACATATGTCACAGGAAGATCATCAGATTACAGAACATACGGCGAGTACGGCAACGTTATTTTATACCATGATGGCCCAAGGATAATAATACACAGGGCCATGTTTTATCTTGAATGGAATCAGGAAAAGCCGGTTATTTTAGGTTATAATAACCAATCATGGATAAAAATTTATAACAACGATGTCATTGTTTTATACAATATAGGTTATGCACACAGGAATTTAATGATAAACGTATCAAGATATATCGGTGATTCCGGATTTATAACTGCAGGCGACCATAACGTTGCGACGATACCAAAGGATTCAATATATTATAATAAAACATACAATGCTTACTGTGCCACCGACCAGACATTATTTAATATAAAACCTGTAACATTGAATCAAATAGTCGGGGTTGCATATGGCGATATACCGTGGTTTGGCCTGTACAAGCTTAATATACTAAGGCTTGAGGGTAAGTGGCCTGAAATATACGCCGATCACGTACCAAGGTACAGCTATCTATATTTATATACAACAACGACAATAATATTGATACTTATCTTCATGCCTTATGGTAAAATCTCAAGATCGTTAAGAAAGAAATAA
- a CDS encoding DUF929 domain-containing protein yields the protein MAKNNKRSTNKNQKNKNSASKNQNKKNNINLKNKNVIGSAIAAVIIVVLVVVVLTHPLYRAPFSAPSSISSDKYYMVSNRDMLSNGSSGVFFISWYGCPIGATDSWAIYYAINSTTDIYKYVELHTADPGDIYSNGTTGQPGLLFKGDFTFKTTDGYKYTFYPIYMYNETMTGTINNKPINGSLAAYGLSVIKAEAPPGIYNIMKKYESDVTYDNHITTTFIITGPSGTYILNAYMYAPRSGGLLGSGSPQHGAWNPNPPQYVMEYLNTSSQIKSAANTFMSYLNDAR from the coding sequence ATGGCAAAAAATAATAAAAGATCAACAAATAAAAATCAAAAAAATAAGAATTCTGCGTCAAAAAATCAAAATAAAAAAAATAACATCAATCTTAAAAATAAGAATGTTATAGGCAGTGCCATAGCTGCGGTGATCATCGTTGTGCTTGTCGTTGTTGTTTTAACACATCCATTATACAGGGCGCCATTTAGTGCGCCATCATCGATATCAAGCGATAAATACTACATGGTTTCAAACAGGGACATGTTGAGCAACGGTTCGTCCGGTGTTTTCTTTATATCCTGGTATGGCTGCCCAATAGGCGCAACAGATTCATGGGCAATTTACTATGCAATAAACAGCACTACTGATATATATAAGTACGTTGAGCTTCATACTGCAGATCCTGGAGATATCTACTCAAATGGAACAACAGGCCAGCCCGGACTCCTGTTTAAAGGTGATTTTACATTTAAAACAACTGACGGTTATAAGTACACATTTTATCCGATATACATGTACAATGAAACCATGACGGGAACGATAAATAATAAACCGATAAACGGAAGCCTTGCGGCATACGGCCTTTCAGTAATAAAGGCTGAGGCCCCTCCTGGAATATATAATATCATGAAGAAATACGAGAGCGATGTTACATATGATAATCATATAACAACAACGTTTATAATAACAGGACCATCCGGTACCTACATTTTAAATGCATACATGTATGCCCCAAGGAGCGGCGGCCTTCTTGGATCCGGATCGCCGCAGCATGGAGCATGGAATCCGAATCCACCCCAGTATGTTATGGAATATCTTAATACAAGCAGCCAGATAAAATCAGCTGCTAATACATTTATGTCCTATCTAAATGATGCAAGGTAA
- a CDS encoding class II aldolase/adducin family protein has product MYDPEKERIIEASRDIISSSLTVGSWGNISMRTHDGNIVITPSGKNYKKLSKEDLIVTDINGNIISGKYKPSSERLMHYEIYKKRKDVNAIVHTHAVYSSVLSVIDEDLPVITEDVAMLLGHVRVAKYAITGSMDLALNVASVLNDANAAIMANHGAVAVGVDMERAYTAAQVLEKSCKIFVLSRIIGRVNVVPEEDAKQLSKISESYLSQWKNWD; this is encoded by the coding sequence ATGTATGACCCTGAAAAAGAGAGAATAATAGAGGCCTCAAGAGATATTATATCATCATCGCTTACCGTTGGTTCATGGGGAAATATAAGCATGAGAACCCATGATGGCAACATTGTTATAACACCAAGCGGGAAAAATTATAAAAAGTTATCAAAGGAGGATCTTATTGTAACAGATATAAATGGAAATATTATATCAGGAAAATATAAACCTTCCAGTGAAAGACTAATGCATTATGAAATATACAAAAAAAGGAAGGATGTAAATGCAATTGTCCACACACATGCTGTTTATTCATCAGTACTTTCAGTAATTGATGAGGATCTGCCTGTTATAACCGAGGATGTTGCCATGCTGCTTGGCCATGTTCGTGTTGCAAAATATGCAATAACGGGAAGCATGGATCTTGCATTAAACGTTGCATCCGTTCTTAATGATGCAAATGCGGCAATAATGGCAAACCATGGGGCAGTTGCCGTAGGCGTCGATATGGAACGCGCATATACAGCTGCACAGGTTCTTGAAAAGTCATGCAAGATCTTTGTTCTATCAAGGATAATCGGCAGGGTAAACGTCGTTCCTGAAGAGGATGCAAAACAGCTTTCAAAGATATCTGAATCGTATCTATCCCAATGGAAGAACTGGGATTAA
- a CDS encoding tRNA uridine(34) 5-carboxymethylaminomethyl modification radical SAM/GNAT enzyme Elp3, with translation MDFFDDITLELDSGEIKNKEDLQREKIRLSKIYNLDYIPSDVEILNYKNNKKYENILKIKPTRTISGVAVVAAMTSPERCPHGKCIFCPGGVDTNSPQSYTGFEPSALRGRYNSYDSYNITFNRLKQLETIGHDTSKIDLIIMGGTFTARSPEYQRAFVKGCLDGMNKYVSGSLEESMLMNESSQRRCIGLTVETKPDWFMERDIDLALEYGTTKVELGVQILNDRILNINNRGHGLAEIIRSTRLARDAGLKIVYHIMPGMYGSSYSDDVKSFDEMFSNSDYMPDMLKIYPTLVVRGTSLYKLWKSGKYVPYDTERAVNLITYFMARMPPWVRVMRMQRDIPVQFIEAGVKRSDLRNLVMENLKKLNLKTMEIRSREIGIEKHKYNNDFRLVRRNYRAGSGDEIFLSYENSNDDIIGFIRLRIPSEYAHRKEVYNSSIIREIKVFGNIVPLGSHNSNEWQHHGLGHNLLNEAERITRDEYGLKRILVISGIGVRNYFRKYGYERLGPYMAKSLY, from the coding sequence ATGGATTTCTTTGATGATATAACGCTGGAGCTTGATTCAGGCGAAATAAAAAATAAGGAGGATCTTCAAAGGGAGAAGATTCGTTTATCAAAGATTTATAATCTAGATTACATACCAAGCGACGTCGAGATATTAAATTATAAAAATAATAAAAAGTATGAAAATATATTAAAGATAAAGCCAACAAGGACAATATCCGGTGTTGCAGTTGTGGCGGCCATGACATCGCCGGAGCGCTGTCCCCATGGAAAATGCATATTCTGCCCTGGAGGCGTTGACACAAATTCACCGCAGTCATATACTGGATTCGAACCATCCGCACTGAGGGGCAGGTACAATTCATATGATTCATACAATATAACATTTAATAGATTAAAACAGCTTGAAACAATAGGCCATGATACAAGCAAGATTGATTTAATAATAATGGGTGGAACATTTACGGCGAGATCACCCGAGTATCAAAGGGCATTTGTTAAGGGCTGTCTTGACGGTATGAATAAATATGTGTCTGGCAGCCTCGAGGAATCAATGCTTATGAATGAGAGCTCACAGAGACGCTGTATAGGACTAACCGTTGAAACAAAGCCGGACTGGTTTATGGAAAGGGATATAGACCTGGCACTTGAATATGGAACAACAAAGGTTGAGCTTGGTGTTCAGATATTAAATGACAGGATACTTAATATAAATAACAGGGGTCATGGCCTTGCCGAGATAATAAGATCAACCAGACTGGCCAGGGACGCAGGTTTAAAGATTGTTTACCATATCATGCCAGGGATGTACGGGTCCTCATATTCAGATGATGTAAAAAGCTTTGATGAGATGTTTTCAAACAGTGATTACATGCCGGATATGTTAAAGATCTATCCAACACTGGTTGTAAGGGGCACATCGCTTTATAAACTCTGGAAATCAGGAAAATATGTGCCATACGATACCGAGAGGGCTGTTAATTTAATAACCTACTTCATGGCCAGGATGCCGCCATGGGTAAGGGTTATGAGAATGCAGCGTGATATACCAGTCCAGTTCATAGAGGCCGGTGTAAAGCGCAGTGATTTAAGAAACCTTGTCATGGAAAATTTGAAAAAACTCAATTTAAAGACAATGGAGATAAGATCAAGGGAGATAGGCATTGAAAAACATAAATATAACAATGATTTCAGGCTTGTAAGAAGGAATTACAGGGCAGGCAGCGGGGATGAAATATTTTTATCCTATGAAAACAGCAATGATGATATAATAGGCTTTATAAGGTTAAGAATACCATCAGAGTATGCCCATAGAAAGGAGGTTTATAATTCATCGATAATACGTGAGATAAAGGTTTTTGGCAACATCGTTCCACTTGGCTCTCATAACAGCAACGAATGGCAGCATCACGGCCTTGGGCATAACCTGCTTAATGAGGCGGAGCGCATAACAAGGGATGAATACGGTTTAAAAAGAATACTTGTAATAAGTGGAATCGGTGTAAGAAATTACTTTAGAAAATATGGTTATGAAAGACTTGGGCCATACATGGCAAAAAGCCTGTATTAA
- a CDS encoding DEAD/DEAH box helicase encodes MNSFSFKIDKRIKESLDRMGFYEPTEVQGLAIPEILSGRDVVIKSMTGSGKTAAFLIPAIQRALGSKFFNTVLIVLPTRELALQTYSVALNISRNFFRTTVVYGGSSMEKQIHDLRDSKIIIGTPGRIIDLINRDLLNLEHVCMFILDEADMMLDMGFIDDIYKIIENLPEKRQNVLASATMPERLDDMIKNLMNDPELIAVSNGYTPKTIVHDYTIIPEHKKFSALLSYIDENRDMKRIIFVRTKHGAVVLSEILNKCGFKNVTLHGDMRQRSREISIKRFRNYRSGIMIATNVAARGIDIPDVDEIINFDAPIDDIKSYSHRAGRSGRFGRPGHALTIFTEKQKNMINEIEMKNNVKMDHKIIKINDVYYNIDYRDIINNIQ; translated from the coding sequence TTGAATTCGTTCAGCTTTAAAATAGATAAAAGGATAAAGGAATCGCTTGACAGGATGGGTTTTTATGAACCAACAGAGGTTCAGGGCCTTGCCATTCCTGAGATACTCTCGGGCAGGGATGTTGTTATTAAATCAATGACCGGATCTGGAAAAACTGCGGCATTTTTGATACCTGCCATTCAAAGGGCACTGGGCTCAAAATTTTTTAACACCGTTCTTATTGTACTGCCAACAAGGGAGCTTGCATTGCAGACCTATTCAGTTGCATTAAATATATCCAGGAATTTCTTCAGAACCACTGTTGTTTACGGTGGCTCATCGATGGAAAAACAGATCCATGATTTAAGGGATTCTAAAATAATAATAGGCACACCCGGAAGAATTATAGATCTAATTAATAGAGACCTATTAAATCTTGAGCATGTTTGTATGTTTATTCTGGATGAGGCAGATATGATGCTTGACATGGGCTTTATAGATGATATATACAAAATAATAGAAAACCTTCCTGAAAAAAGACAGAACGTGCTTGCCTCGGCAACAATGCCTGAAAGGCTCGATGATATGATAAAAAATTTGATGAATGATCCTGAATTGATAGCAGTTTCCAATGGATACACGCCAAAAACAATAGTGCATGATTATACAATTATACCAGAGCATAAAAAATTCTCGGCTTTGCTATCTTATATCGATGAGAATAGAGACATGAAAAGAATTATCTTTGTGAGAACAAAGCATGGTGCTGTTGTGCTAAGTGAGATACTCAATAAATGCGGTTTTAAAAACGTAACCTTGCATGGTGACATGAGGCAGAGATCAAGGGAAATATCCATAAAAAGGTTCAGAAATTACAGGAGTGGAATAATGATTGCAACAAACGTTGCGGCCAGGGGCATAGATATACCAGATGTTGATGAAATCATAAATTTCGATGCGCCCATAGACGATATAAAATCATACTCCCACAGGGCAGGCAGATCTGGAAGATTTGGCAGGCCTGGACATGCATTGACGATATTTACAGAGAAACAGAAAAATATGATAAATGAGATAGAAATGAAAAACAATGTAAAGATGGATCATAAAATTATAAAAATAAATGATGTTTATTATAATATAGATTACCGTGATATTATAAACAATATCCAGTAA